GCCCCCGGAGGGCGGCTGTCACGTGGTGCAGATCCTCAGAAAAGGGGGCGGCCGCCTGGGCCGCCACCACCGCCCGCAGGGGGTCCGGGGCCCCCGCCGTATCCTCAGCTCCTGCCACCATCATCGCCCAGGCGGGTGAAGGTGCGCACCGCCAGGTCCCGGGGCCCGCGGCCCGGCCCCACCCGGCTCAGCCACGAGTCCAGGGGGGCCCGCCGGCGCACCACCAGGGCCATGGCCAGGCGCAGCGCCAGCACCCCCGTGGACAGCACATGCCAGGCCATCACCGCCCACAACCCCAGGTCCGGCCGCCCCGCCGCCCAGCCCACGGTCAACAGGATCAGGTTGGGATTGCGCCGCGCGGTGATGAGACGATTGAAGGAGTCGAAAGGCCGCCACACGAACATGGAAAAGGGGGCCAGCCCCGGATGGAAGGCGCCCTCGCACAGGCGCCCCCCCAGATAGGCGGCGAAGATCAGTACCAGGGTGGCTTGAAGCCCCGGGGTCAGGTCCCAGGAGGCGGCGAGCCCGAGGCCCCAGGCCAGGTACCACAGGGGTGGATGGATCAGGTCGAGCCCGTGGTCCAGGATGTCGCCCAGGCGGCTGGAGGTGACGGTCACCCGCGCCAGCTTGCCGTCCACCGTATCCAGGAAGGTCATGACCCAGCCCGCCAGCAGTCCCACGCCGAAGGCACCTTGATAGAAGGCGATCCCCGCCACCACCGCCAGCACCAGGCTGAGGACGGTGACATGGTTGGGCTGGATGCCGAGAGCCACACACCAGCGGGTGACGGCCCGTGCCGGGGCCGGCCACAACCACTTGGTGACCCCATCCGTGACGCCCTTGTAGGCGCCGGCAAACAGTTCCCGCTCCAGCCACGGGGCGTTGGTGGCGGAGATGGATTGCACCCGGGGCGGGCTGTGGCTCAGCAGCTTCGCGTCGTAGCCCCCCACCAGATCCCTGGACCCCACCACGGGGATATCTGCAAACGCCGGGGTATGGCCTTGCTGCAACGCGGAACGCAAGGTCGACAGTTGCCCGGCCGGGCCCCGGGCGGCCACCGGAACACCATCTTCGCCCGCCAACAGCAGGGGCGTATCACCCGCCGCCAGGGCCTGCACCACCCGGGGATCGAAGTGATGATCCCCCCGCAGGACCAGGGCCGTCCCG
Above is a window of Gammaproteobacteria bacterium DNA encoding:
- a CDS encoding CDP-alcohol phosphatidyltransferase family protein; the protein is MIVDIIGDSEVRLWGLGGQERLRRTLAAFPEVRLADAGGSVPEPGTALVLRGDHHFDPRVVQALAAGDTPLLLAGEDGVPVAARGPAGQLSTLRSALQQGHTPAFADIPVVGSRDLVGGYDAKLLSHSPPRVQSISATNAPWLERELFAGAYKGVTDGVTKWLWPAPARAVTRWCVALGIQPNHVTVLSLVLAVVAGIAFYQGAFGVGLLAGWVMTFLDTVDGKLARVTVTSSRLGDILDHGLDLIHPPLWYLAWGLGLAASWDLTPGLQATLVLIFAAYLGGRLCEGAFHPGLAPFSMFVWRPFDSFNRLITARRNPNLILLTVGWAAGRPDLGLWAVMAWHVLSTGVLALRLAMALVVRRRAPLDSWLSRVGPGRGPRDLAVRTFTRLGDDGGRS